The following coding sequences lie in one Actinomyces capricornis genomic window:
- a CDS encoding diacylglycerol/lipid kinase family protein: MTATRRTGRAGHAGSETNRPLACVVVNPSKRKATRAVSDLLARRLREAGFRGPIWLETSGSEPGATQARLAVASGARLVVAAGGDGTVRSVAAGLASTSLEMGIMPLGTANLAARNLGLPTTDLAQAAEVLASGSAGPYDLAWVSTDAHTRTSSETSPGTGGDDPLPGGSGAARGQGAASAGPGASPALANGASWARPTLGHEHACMVVAGIGFDAGLVAATHPALKARIGWGAYALAAMSNLRSPRMDLVLSLAGEPGSASYAAAPSAPDRPAPGGEAGPSGAGRGDAASGTAPSHGGRRVERMTARSLLVANGGRLPAGITLLPRARLDDGLLDIAAIDTVAGLVGWGSLARQVLPPYAAAYADPERATGRVLLRQGNDVTVRLAAPALVEVDGDLLPPTQGVHVRLEAGALRIRRP; this comes from the coding sequence ATGACTGCAACGCGGCGGACAGGCCGGGCCGGGCACGCCGGCTCCGAGACGAACCGGCCTCTGGCCTGCGTGGTGGTCAACCCCTCCAAGCGCAAGGCCACTCGGGCTGTCAGTGACCTGCTGGCCAGGCGCCTGCGCGAGGCCGGCTTCCGGGGCCCGATCTGGCTGGAGACCTCCGGCTCGGAGCCCGGCGCCACCCAGGCGCGCCTGGCGGTGGCCAGCGGCGCCCGCCTGGTGGTGGCCGCGGGCGGCGATGGGACCGTGCGCTCGGTGGCGGCGGGACTGGCCTCCACCTCTCTTGAGATGGGGATCATGCCCCTGGGCACGGCGAACCTGGCGGCCCGCAACCTGGGCCTGCCCACCACCGACCTGGCCCAGGCCGCCGAGGTCCTCGCCTCCGGCTCGGCCGGCCCCTACGACCTGGCCTGGGTCTCCACCGACGCCCACACCCGGACCAGCAGTGAAACCAGCCCTGGGACGGGCGGCGACGACCCCCTCCCGGGCGGCTCCGGGGCCGCCCGGGGGCAGGGCGCCGCGAGCGCCGGGCCGGGCGCCTCCCCCGCCCTGGCCAACGGCGCCTCCTGGGCGCGCCCCACACTGGGGCACGAGCACGCCTGCATGGTGGTGGCCGGGATCGGCTTCGACGCCGGACTGGTGGCGGCGACCCACCCGGCGCTCAAGGCCCGCATCGGCTGGGGGGCCTACGCACTGGCGGCGATGAGCAATCTGCGCTCCCCGCGCATGGACCTGGTCCTCAGCCTGGCCGGGGAGCCGGGGAGCGCCTCCTATGCGGCCGCCCCCTCCGCCCCGGACCGGCCCGCACCCGGTGGGGAGGCCGGGCCGTCGGGCGCCGGGCGAGGGGACGCGGCGTCGGGGACTGCTCCCAGTCATGGGGGGCGGCGCGTCGAGCGGATGACTGCCCGCAGCCTGCTGGTGGCCAATGGGGGCCGGCTGCCGGCGGGGATCACGCTCCTGCCCCGGGCCCGGCTCGACGACGGCCTGCTGGACATCGCCGCCATCGACACCGTGGCCGGACTGGTGGGGTGGGGCTCCCTGGCCAGGCAGGTGCTGCCTCCCTATGCGGCCGCCTACGCCGACCCTGAGCGCGCCACCGGCCGGGTGCTGCTGCGCCAGGGCAATGACGTCACCGTGCGCCTGGCCGCGCCCGCGCTGGTGGAGGTCGACGGCGATCTGCTGCCTCCCACCCAGGGGGTGCATGTGCGCCTGGAGGCCGGGGCCCTGCGCATCCGCCGCCCCTGA
- a CDS encoding ImmA/IrrE family metallo-endopeptidase yields the protein MQSLGEAIGRVRGMRVVLTPIPEELQSAEVNGLTVSVGSTAKVYYDPRLSPLNRTQTILHEFAHILHGDLCSEKSATSYRTTFETPQERRAELTAMRLMFELHRRCHSSDLLDFLSGRADDSPRY from the coding sequence GTGCAGAGCCTGGGTGAGGCCATCGGGCGCGTGCGCGGCATGCGCGTGGTCCTGACCCCCATCCCCGAGGAGCTCCAGAGCGCCGAGGTCAACGGCCTGACCGTCTCGGTGGGCAGCACGGCCAAGGTCTACTACGACCCCCGGCTGTCCCCGCTCAACCGCACCCAGACCATCCTGCACGAGTTCGCGCACATCCTCCACGGCGACCTGTGCTCGGAGAAGAGCGCGACGAGCTACCGCACCACCTTCGAGACCCCGCAGGAGCGCAGGGCCGAGCTGACCGCCATGCGGCTCATGTTCGAGCTCCACCGCCGCTGCCACAGCTCCGACCTGCTCGATTTCCTGTCCGGACGCGCGGACGACTCTCCGCGGTACTGA